One Hordeum vulgare subsp. vulgare chromosome 4H, MorexV3_pseudomolecules_assembly, whole genome shotgun sequence DNA window includes the following coding sequences:
- the LOC123446198 gene encoding uncharacterized protein LOC123446198, with translation MGKYVELLDMGVRIAVRFHSHCPQTARFYYHPPASSAAPGAGDGGGMVPAGGTVAGALAMMKRQQRAAVDATKIILYTVV, from the coding sequence ATGGGGAAGTACGTGGAGCTACTGGACATGGGGGTGCGCATCGCGGTGCGGTTCCACTCCCACTGTCCGCAGACGGCCCGGTTCTACTACCACCCTCCCGCCTCCTCGGCCGCCCCCGGtgccggcgacggcggcgggatgGTGCCTGCGGGAGGCACGGTTGCCGGCGCCCTGGCCATGATGAAGAGGCAGCAGCGCGCCGCCGTCGACGCCACGAAGATCATCCTCTACACCGTCGTCTAG